The genomic window aatattcatgatctttctcggatcaaaatggccatgatctttctcggatcaaactattcatgatctttctcggatcagattcttcatgatctttctcggatcatattcttccatacATAAGTCTGTGGGGGCTgttccagacataagctcctggcaagctattccacatgacaaggccagtctaaaccaaatttctctttctcttcattttcatgaaattataatatttgacttcattaatcaattcaaattttgcagtgtaataaatatgtcatacccatataatcatgccatcaatcgctgatatatataaattgatataacatattcatgctcaaaatcacataaataaataacagtgtctcagatataacaatttcatcgatctcaaatccaacgatgcaaaatcaaggagataaaaccaacggtaaaataacatatataatgatgatcatgtacagagattcttatctttaccggtgactgatccaagcacaaaaatcaatgttcttctttgatttatgaattttttaacaaaatattccactcgatatcatttgcagcaatcatctcttcatgaccctgatcaaatataaaaatatatatgaagaaaattaccgataatcgatcctaaaacACAGATCGAGAACctatcttaggattaatcaaaattaggatttatttaAGCATCTAGATTcttcactgatccataagacttttagagagagaaattccatgaagagagagaaaattctagagagagaaagtagagagagaaagtggagagaaaattttcgtatccttctgatgaggcaatcatgatcgagatcatcagaggtcctatcagggtgactcaatatgaatcaaatgttacaaatttcgaataggatcggactgggatcagatctatcgcacgaatttcgaagcaatttcaaatcatcatatttttaattcaaatatatcctagggtctgtgatgcaatcagagagagagtagaaagattctagagagataaaattcacaaaaagagagaaagatctagagagagaaaatagagagagtatctagagagagaaaatgtaaagagaaggtagagagaggagagagaaaatttttctctcttcttcttctttttattttattttatttttttttctctttttcttctcttttttttctttctttttctttttcctttttcttttctttttctttttcctttttcttttcttttctttttcttcttcttcttcttttcttcttcttcccgcggcctcctttggctgaaacagggaaagaccgtgaggtccccccccgatggctcgggctccggcggcttggccggagatccgacaacggccggcgatggggttcggccggcggtgGCCAGCAGCGGACGGCcggcagcttttttttttttttcgaaaaacaggggatcttcttgttcatggattttccggcgatcctgacggccggcgaggagtctaaaaccatgggaagaaagagaagagggagaggaagaaagattgaacccttacctgaactccggtggcctcttcgaccttcaatttCCGGCGAACACGATAAGAGGCTGCCGCGGCCtctacggagaaaaggagaggaatcggGCTCGACGGTCGCCGGTGGAGGCTCGTGAGGGAGaggagagtcttatttatagagaatcctagagttctaagaggcctagagtccttctccgatcgggattcatcggagaagaagactcccttcgggagtctccttccgtcccctttttttttttttttttttttatctgggttattacagTGGTCATGAGAGAAAATAGTTGATCTGGGTAAGCCTCGTGGAATGTCTCCTTCTTCTCCAtgtacattttttttttatcagagGAGGCTACAGGAGGCGTAGCCACCTGTCGTTTATTAATAAGAGGAGGAAGAGTTTTGTATAGAGGAGTCAGGATGGTGAGTTACGGAAGACTGTGTACAGGAGAAGTGGAGGAGACCAAAgccggaagaaaagaagaggagaaaactCAGCACAGGGGAGATGATGCTGAGGTTTTACATAGTAAAGCAGCGCGGAACAGGGGAAACAATAAGCAGGTACATCGCTGAGTCCCTTGCCTCCATTAACATCTTCCTTTGAAAACAGGACACCTGGAACAATTGAGAGGTCACCTGTGAGCGTAGTGATTTCAATGCAACAGTTTGAGAGTGGTCCACAAATTCGGCAATCTCGCCCAAAATTGCAGTTAGCTGAGAAATTCCATCATATAAAATGAGCATTTCTCCGTCCTATTTCATGACTTGCGATGAAGCCATTAATTGCTTAACTGTAGGTGTGGACTAAGCGTGACGCATTGGAGGAGTCTGCAAAACTGCGTTAACGGTAGGAAAGATGTGTACCAGTTCTCAAGAACTTGAGGGCTATGAACCATGATGTCTTCTCGTAGTCGGACGAGAGTTTTAAGTGTGTAGCTCCGAAGCCTAGTCTTCTCCATTGACCAGAGCAGTATTGGAAACGAGAAGGAAAGCAAGGaatgagaaaaaataatattCCATGGAGAATGACAAGCGAGAATGGAGAGGTTTGGACAACTTTGAGTAATGAGTGCTGGAGGATTGCTCGGGCTATTAATATATCGGTTTTGGGATGGGACGAGGGCGGATGAAAGGAGATGTAGTAGCATGCTAATATTATGCGGACGACTTTCTGACGATTTCAGGCCACTTATCGCTGGGGACTAAGATTCAATTGGGATATATGTAAAATCTAGGAACATATCGCGATATATTACATAAGCACACATATCAAACAGAAGGTTCTGAAACAAATGTAGTCAAGTTTAGGATTCTACCAGGGCAATACAATGGAAAAAGCTCCCATCTCCCATCACCGTCTGCTCCTGTACGTATCATGATGGCGTAAATTAGATAGGGCCCACTACATCATGGCATATTCTTCCAATCATGAACAACTCATGATTCGAGAACAAGCCTCCTAAATCCAATCCAATCCAAACATATTAGCATCCATTTAGCTCCAGCAACTTTTACACCACAGACCGGTTAACAATGAAAAGCATCCATAGAAGTTTTAAGAAATCCTACTGAAAAGCATCCATTAGATTTTACCCCCCAAAAAAGAGCATCCATTAGAAATTCTTATTTATTCATTTCAAACTAGGTAAACGAACACGAAGGAAACAATTACCGTTGGGAAAACCAACATGCAAACGGGGCGGAAGTGGTTGCATTCTACAACTTTATGAACCGCCAGCGATGACAATGGGGCTTCTAACAACATGCCCACGAGAAACCCACCTCAAATTCCCCTCCGCACCACTCTGCCCACCAATCACACGCACGGTGAAggtcttcttttctttcacctttGAAAACTCAAGGATCGGTGGAGTGACGGTAACTTTTGCGCCCTTCGGTGCTTCCACCTCGACTTTGTATACATCATTTGCCTTCCCAACATTGGTCACTGTTCGGTTCACTGTAGATCCGGGAGGCAGTACCATGGATGGGTAGTTAAGCTCAGCTTCAGAAATGCTCCCAAACTTAGAACAGCTAATATTCCGGCGAACAATCTCACCCACATTGCCGCTTAACAAGCCACAGAGGTACCGAATATAATCATCGACATCCAGGTCATAAATCAGCCCTGGATCAGCAGCCTTTGATGGGTTCACATGGCCGGCACCCATTGCAAAGAAGCTCGCTGGTAAGTGTTTCTCATCCAGGATCGGCTTCCTATTATTGCTCGCAACATCAGAAGTTGTCATGATAGCAGACTTGATCGCAGCTGGCGACCAATCCGGGTGTGCACTCTTGATCAGTGCTGCAATGCCACTCAAGTGAGGGGTTGCCATGGAGGTACCAGAAATAATGTTGAAGGTCTTTGCACCATTTTTCCCAGATCCCACCTGGACAGGCCAAGCAGCCATGATGTTAAGGCCCGGTCCCGAGATGTCGGGCTTTAGAATGCCCGGGGTCACCGTGCTCGGTCCCCTGGAAGAGAAGTAGGCAACCACGGGAGCCGGGGATACTCCAAGAACCGTACCATCGAAGGTGATAGAGGCAGTTGGCTTCCTTGTTGTATTCACATATTTTTTAATCTTGGAGGCATCTTCATAGGTCATTTTGGACGAAGGGAATTCGATATCTCGAAGAACAATGGAATAGTCAGCAAGCTGAGGGTTGAGGAATATCACCGCAGCCCCACCTGCAATCTTGATGCCTTCAGCTATCTCTTGTTCATCTCCAGCAGCATCGCACACCGCGACCTTGCCAGTAATATTGGCATCCACAGTGAAGCAGGTGCCATCGTTGGGGTAGACTAGAGGAAGCGAGGAGGGTTTGAAGCTTTTAGGTTGATTAAGAGACTCACCATAGAGTTGCTCTCCATTACCAAGCGTCACAACGGATCGGAAGTTTCTGTCCACGGAACTGGCGCCCACGGTGAGTATCCATGGGGCCTCGTTTGTAACTGAGCTAGCAACGCCATCATTACCAGCAGCACAAACGACAAGAATCCCTTTTTCAGTGGCACCAAAGGAGCCGATGGCAATGGGGTCAACGTTAAAAGGCATAGAAGTTGCACCAAGAGAGAGCGAGAGCACATCGACACCATCTTTTACGGCTGCATCTAGCCCGGCTAGAATATCAGAACCGGAGCAGCCGTCTTCCTTGCACACCTGGTAGATGGCCAGATGTGCATGAGGTGCCATTCCCGCTGACGTCCCGCTTGCGAGCCCAAAAGATTCAACTTTCTGCACAAAGTTTCCCGCAGCAGTGCTTGCAGTGTGAGTGCCATGCCCAACTTCATCGTCTGGGGCACCCACTCCAGAATTGGGGAAGGACTTGGCGCCGATGAGCTTGTTATTGCAACCAGCGGGGAATTCGCACGACCCCTTCCATTTGGAAGGGGGAGGCGGCATTCCATCATCATTGAATGAAGGATGTGTGGCGTGGAGTCCAGTGTCCAAAATTCCAATAATTACCCCCTTGCCAAGGCCAGAAGGTTGCCATAGCCCCCTCCCTTGATGAAGGCCAAGGAAGTCGGGCGTGTGGGTGGTGAGTAGCGGTATGAGCCTGTCCGGATAGGCACGCAGAAAGCCAGGCTTCTTGGCCATGCTCTTCGCCTCCACCTCGGTTAGCTTTGCAGCGAAACCGCTGAGCACTTCCGAGTAGCAGTAGATCAGCCGCGTCTCAGCCGACTCAGAAATAGAGTCCGGCAAGAAGGATTTGTAGTAGCTTTCGAGACCAGTGGGGCGGCATTGGGAGCCTTTGAAGGGGGTAGTACATGAACTATGTAGACCCGTAGCTGACTAGAATCGTCAGCTTTGGAATGGTTGTAAGCACATGTGACAGGGTGGAAATTAGAGAGGAGTTGGATGACCGAAAGGAGGAGTATGGAGAAGGACATCATATTGTGGGTTTCCATGTTGAAGGGGAGCAAAGAGATGGAATTGATTCGGATTGTTCGGACCTGCAGGTGCTTAAAATTAGGTTGTGCCATATATACAGTACTCCTGCAACCTTTAAATAGTAATTTgctgaaaaaaagagaaaaaaatatcaatagcTGCGGAGATATTGcagttttttttttgctttttccttttttttttttgataaggattGTGGCTGAATCTTTATGGAAATATCCCGCAGATTTGTTGTATAATAGAGACTAGAATGGAAGCTGTGCTGGCTGTCGTTTACTGTGGAGTGATTTCGTTGTTTGAAAAGGGAAAATGAACTGGATCGGATATGTTACTCCCCGGTTAAAATGGCATGGGTTGAATGCCTGAAGGTTTGCTCGCTTTCACAGGGATGATGAACCTGAGTGAATGTGTGCTATTTTCAGTTGTCGTCCCTGACGCGAAATGATCGAATTAGGACATCAAAACTTcaacaatttcaataattatattcCTAATTTCGATTTGTCTAAGGATAGATTTGACGTCCGAAAATGTGGAGCTCTAGATTTACATGGTGATCTTTGATGGCGTCATTTGCAGCTTTTGTTTCTCTTCTTGTTTGCCATGCAGCTAAATTAAACTATCTGCAGCTGTACCCAAATTAAAAAGGTGATTCTAAGTGCCTGCTTCTTTGTAAGATACAGAGAGGTTTGACATTCCATTGAATAAAATTAAGTTGGAAAGTGCTTTTATAGCAATTACAGCGTTAGTTTCTTTCCTTGTTTGCTATCGTTTATTTTAAGATAGGAAGTGATTAACGCAAGCCGTCTTCGCCTATGTTGCATTTCCTTCTTTGCACCCATGTATAAGAGGAATTCAAGAAATGAAATAAGACAACTCggaacttttcttttcttttcttttttttttttggaggaaaaagGGAGGCAGCAAAGAGCTACCcccctaatttatttcataataaGAAACAGATACAGATTGCATAATATGTACAAGAGGACAACTCGGAACTTCCGTTGGGTCAACTTTTTAAAAATTCAGGAAGTCAGGTGATGGCTGAGTTGGTGATCCTGGATGTAGGATTGAGAGTCAGTAATGTGAGCCCTTTTCTCACCTATAAAGGATATATAATTGATATAGGATGAGCCAGAAATTGTTACGACTTCACTAAGACTGTGGTTGGAATGGATATTCCTTTAAGATCTAGTTTGCCAATTTGATCAATTATACATATGTTAGCTTAATTTGACTCCAGCTTCACACTACTCAACTTTCAAGAGATTTTCTTACAATCACCTTTAACTTGAACAGGTTAATAGTGATTATACTAACGTTTACGGATACACAGTACAGTGACACGAGTCCAGTGGATCATGTTTTCTTCTAACATGGCTAAACCCTATAACGTTAACAGTTTGGATCATAAGTCATAACTATGATCATCACGTGATGCTAGAGCACATAAAGTTACCTAATTCATTAAACGAGAAGTGAATTATGAACCGATAAAATTTGAAGGGGTTTCTATAATATTTTGGCTGTATTTGGTTGGGGTCATAAGAGGATAGATGAAAATGATGGATGAAAAAGATGGATTGTCTATCCATTCTGTCACACCATTTTGTATCCTTCCAAATTGGGAGGATGAATGAATGATAGATGGAACATTGAAGGATGGACTTTGGCATTGACAAAATTATCcttcattatttttttgataaaaatataatacttctttactttttcattcataatatttatatattatatatatatatattattaattatatattattaaattttattaattattattttaaatttaatatataattttttataattataattaaataattagattatcttcaatttttttatttatatttattattttttaattaactatctatataatattaattaactatttaaattaaattataaattagttagttatttatataattaatttattaataattaatttatgatatcatgtattaaattaaatatttatataatttttaatataattataaattataaatattataagattataaattgtttacttctttagtataaataaatattataaattaataataataatatttttatcgaaTAGTAGTTTAgtgaaatattataaaaatatcatccATCCTTTCTCTCATTCCTCTTATATCAAACAGAGTAGGGAATCATTTCTATCCATCCTTCTATGTTCATCAAACATATAAGAGGATGGATGAAAAATCTATCCATCCTTTCCTCCATCCATCCTTCTCCTCCATTCATCTTTCTTTTAATCCATCCTTTG from Elaeis guineensis isolate ETL-2024a chromosome 4, EG11, whole genome shotgun sequence includes these protein-coding regions:
- the LOC105043551 gene encoding subtilisin-like protease, giving the protein MQRDLEIRCNTGRYVRANTEGSYIDGLVMSSCTTPFKGSQCRPTGLESYYKSFLPDSISESAETRLIYCYSEVLSGFAAKLTEVEAKSMAKKPGFLRAYPDRLIPLLTTHTPDFLGLHQGRGLWQPSGLGKGVIIGILDTGLHATHPSFNDDGMPPPPSKWKGSCEFPAGCNNKLIGAKSFPNSGVGAPDDEVGHGTHTASTAAGNFVQKVESFGLASGTSAGMAPHAHLAIYQVCKEDGCSGSDILAGLDAAVKDGVDVLSLSLGATSMPFNVDPIAIGSFGATEKGILVVCAAGNDGVASSVTNEAPWILTVGASSVDRNFRSVVTLGNGEQLYGESLNQPKSFKPSSLPLVYPNDGTCFTVDANITGKVAVCDAAGDEQEIAEGIKIAGGAAVIFLNPQLADYSIVLRDIEFPSSKMTYEDASKIKKYVNTTRKPTASITFDGTVLGVSPAPVVAYFSSRGPSTVTPGILKPDISGPGLNIMAAWPVQVGSGKNGAKTFNIISGTSMATPHLSGIAALIKSAHPDWSPAAIKSAIMTTSDVASNNRKPILDEKHLPASFFAMGAGHVNPSKAADPGLIYDLDVDDYIRYLCGLLSGNVGEIVRRNISCSKFGSISEAELNYPSMVLPPGSTVNRTVTNVGKANDVYKVEVEAPKGAKVTVTPPILEFSKVKEKKTFTVRVIGGQSGAEGNLRWVSRGHVVRSPIVIDTKISLSTFSLYFLSLEFSLSSWNFSL